A DNA window from Falco peregrinus isolate bFalPer1 chromosome 8, bFalPer1.pri, whole genome shotgun sequence contains the following coding sequences:
- the C8H21orf58 gene encoding uncharacterized protein C21orf58 homolog, protein MTDPPVVDHLTRLKIKLLEKRLENEENLEKMESPLPTARNKQEDMLQNALRRRKDLLQELREQRLLEELSQPPAPAGGHCHNHRSASPRIYQIPFPASQAEPPRIIQQAMPPQPATIIQQLPQASPLITQIPPAQPFAAPRSGSIKEDMVEMMLMQNAQMHQIIMQNMMLKALPPMAFAQPARTSSPLLQHAQQDLQFAAPLAVKADRPRLPVVHHHHHYPPTGMLPVPHGGFPSTSMAHPRTGSTLPAMAT, encoded by the exons ATGACAGATCCTCCAGTGGTGGATCACCTGACACGACTGAAAATCAAGCTCCTAGAAAAG AGACTAGAAAATGAAGAGAACCTAGAGAAGATGGAGTCACCTCTCCCAACTGCAA ggAACAAACAGGAGGATATGCTCCAAAACGCCctaaggagaaggaaagatCTGCTGCAGGAGCTTAGG GAGCAGCGCCTTCTGGAAGAGCTTTCACAGCCCCCTGCACCAGCTGGAGGACACTGTCATAACCACCGATCTGCCTCTCCGCGTATCTACCAGATACCTTTTCCAGCTTCCCAAGCGGAGCCACCAAGGATTATCCAGCAGGCG atgcCGCCTCAGCCTGCCACCATCATCCAGCAGTTACCTCAGGCATCCCCGCTGATCACACAgatcccccctgcccagcctttTGCAGCCCCCCGCTCTGGAAGCATTAAAGAAG ATATGGTAGAGATGATGCTGATGCAGAACGCTCAGATGCACCAGATCATCATGCAAAACATGATGCTGAAGGCTCTGCCACCGATGGCGTTCGCACAGCCTGCTCGAAccagctctcccctgctccagcatgcaCAGCAG GATCTGCAGTTTGCTGCTCCCCTGGCTGTGAAAGCAGACAGGCCTAGACTACCTGTGGTGCACCACCATCACCACTACCCTCCCACCGGGATGCTCCCAGTGCCCCATGGGGGCTTCCCATCCACATCCATGGCACATCCCAGGACCGGCAGCACACTCCCTGCCATGGCTACGTAA